The genomic DNA GGCAAAGAACAGGGCAATAAAGCCCATACCAAGTTTGTCGAGATTCCAGGGCAGGGCAGACTGACCAGCCAATGTCGCGATAAATAAGCATAGGACGACCACTGCCATCCAGAAAAAGTTTTGATTCGGCACACTCTCGTTCTCGTCAAAACCTTCCACCAGGGCCCTGGCTTCGGCTTTTTCTTCGTCGGTTTTTAAGCTATCAATCTTAAATCGCCAACGTCCCATAAACAGAGTTGCTGCCGTGGCGACAAAGACATATGGAGCAGCGATCAGAAAAAATTTCGCAAAGCTGATTCCAGCCGTTTTTCCGACAATAATATTCGGCACACTACTGATCAGTGTCAGCAAGCCTCCGACATTCGTCAGCAAACCTTCGACCATCAGAAACCCAAGCATCAGCTCAGGGCGTTTCAGCTTGCCCAGAGAAACCGAAGTGAGACTGCCAATAATAATCATCGCCGTCACATTATTAAGAACGGCTGAAAACAGAACGGTCAGGCAGCCATAATAAATCAATAACAACCAGGGATCGCCCCCCGATTGCTTCGTCAGTCGAATCGCCAGCCAGCTGAAAACACCAGATCGGCTCGTCACTTCCACAAATAGACTCGCTCCCAGAATGACGGTAATCACGCTCCAGTCGATTCCGGGTATGTAAACCGGCATCGGCAAATGATGACCATTCGGCAGAATAATTTCCCCGAATGGCAGGAGTTGCACATCAAACCAGGCCGCAAACATCGCTTCGAGAATCAGACACAAACCTGCAAAAGTCCCGACAATAATCGATTTTTTGGCATGGATTTTTTCCTCGAATGCCAGCGCGAGAACCATCGCGATGAGCAGCATTGTAAAGAAGCCGGTCATCCAGGCTGGGACTTCATGCCCTGCGATGACTTCAGGGGTTTCCAGAAATGCGAGAAGGAATTGTGAGGCTGGCAACATATGGTGTCAATTTCCAGATTGCGATGTTCGAAATTTACGGCAAGAAGCCTGAATGACAGTATGAACCATATTGGATAGCTGAACTAATTTCACGCGTGATTGCGAACTTGGTTTAGTCGTACAGATGACCGCAGCCGAGTTGGTATCCAGATCGATCCACATCAGGCATCCCGTCGCTCCCCAATGACCGATTACATTTTCCGGAAGTGTATCCCCAAATGTTTCCGGATGAGCTTTCCAGTTATGTCGCCAACCGAGTCCCCAACTGCGGTAATTCTTTTCGCGTTCGGACATCTGCTCGAAAAAACTCAACTGTGGTTGATACGCTTCCTTCAACGAAGCTGAGCTGAGAATCGTGCCTGCTCCACGCTGAATCTTGGTCATTTCCACGCAAAACTTGAGCATATCAGCCGATGTGGACAACATCCCTCCCCAGGGTGCACCCAGGCTTCGCCAGTAATCGCTGTTCCAGTTGCCAGTCAACTCGAGTTGTTCTTCAGGGAGATCGACATCGACGACTCGATTCAGTAAAGCGGTCGAATTTGCAGAAGCGGGAATGCCAAGAAAACTATTATTCATCCCCAGTGGAATGAAAATCTGCAGATGAATGAATTCTTCCAGTGACAGTCGGGTTAACTTCTCAACCACCTTGGCCAGAACCAGATACCCCATGCTTTGATAGCGTGAACTGGTGCCGGGAGGATAATCGAGCGAGACATCAATAACTCGCTGATAGAATTCATCGAGTGTTGCCTGCTGATCACGAAGCTCCAGGTTCTCTGGAAGTTGATCCGGCAAACCGGATGCGTGGCAGAGAAGTTGGCGAATGGTAATTCGACGTTTTTCACCACGATTCCATTCTGGCAAAATCTCCGAGAGCCGCTGGTTCAACGAAAGTTTCCCCAGTTCGACCAGTTTAAGAATAGCGGTCGCAATCACAGGTTTTGTTAAAGAGGCGATCAAAAAAAGTGAGTCGTCATTCAGTTCCGCATCCTGTCTCTGTCTTCCCATCTGCAAAACGGGAGAGGATGTCTCACAAAATGCCTGCAGCGAAATTGCAGAAAACTTGTCGTTTGTCACCAACTTTGAAATCATCGATTTCAAATAGGACCACTCTTCGAGTTCTTCCCATTGTTCTCGACTGAATGACATCATGTCTGCCTGTCGTTATAAAGCTCTTTCAGCAACTGATATACAGGGAATCTCTCTGGAGGGTAGAGCTATTCAGGCTTGCGGAATTTCGACTTCGTGAACTTCGATGATCGTATCGAGTTTGGTAATTTCCAGAACATCGCGAACATCATCAGACGGATTGTAAATGTGCACGGTCACTCCCAGATTTCGCATGGCTGCGATCAATCCGAGTGTGCCGCTGGGAATCAATTTCACACCGGTCAGATCAAATGCCAGGACTTTACAATTATGTTCCTTGATCACCTTGACCAGTTCATCCCGGCATTCCGCCAGATTCAAATTCGCAACAGCATCCTGGCCGCCAAAGCCAACAACTGTCAATTCCCCAGCCTGATAAATCGTTAAACAACCCGCTTGATAAGCCATGGAACGCCTCACTCTTCAAAGGATTAACTTCCCTGATCTTTATGACATCGAAAGATCGAAGCTGTGATTCCAGCTGAACGCTTCTCGCCCCCTGAGCATAATTAGCAAGGGGGTAGTAGCTTAGATCAGATTATAACATCTTCTTGAGTTGTGCAATCACTTCTTCGACACTCTGAAGCTGACTTTGCAAATTCGCCAAAGTTTCACGAACATTGTTGACAACATCATCGGGAGCATTACTGACAAACTTTTCGTTGCTCAACTTCTTCTCATGTCCAGAAATAAAGCCCTTGAGTTTTGATGCTTCCTTCTCCTGTCGTTCCAGTTCTGCTTTCAAATCGACAACGCCTCCCAGTGGGATATAACCATCGATCTCTCCAATTGTAAAACTGGCAGAACCATCTGGACGAGTCACCTCAGCCCCGGCTGCTTCCAAAACAGTTTTCGCCAGATTTTCAAATTGACCAGAAACCGAATTCATATCATTCGCAATCGCTTCACTGGCACGCATACGTAAGGTGAGAGGGGTCCCGGGAGGAATTCCATAGACCGCTCGAACGTTACGAACTGCGATAACGGAATCACGAAGACGCTCAAACCGGCCTTCAAACTCGGTATCAATCCACTCCTTGGGCAACTTCGGCCAGGCAGCAATCATCGCGGCTTCTTCAGCTGGCATCGGTTCTGGAATGCCCCGTTCCGGAGCCAGTTCGCCCAGTTTCTGCCAGAGTTCTTCCGTAACAAAGGGGACGAAAGGAGAAAGGAGTCTCAGTAATGAATCGAGAACCGCAACCAGAACTCGTTGAGCCTCGGCTTTCTGATCTTCGCTTCGCAAGCGAGGCTTGATCATTTCCAGATACCAGTCGCAGAATTCATTCCACGTGAAATCACGAACTGTGCGGGTTGCCATATCGAACTGATATCGTTCCAGGCAAGTCGTAACTTCGGCAGCGGTCTGAGAAAGTCGGCTCAAAATCCAGCGATCTTCCAGCGGCAATGTTTTGATGTCAATTTCACCAGGCGTGTAGCCCTCCAGGTTGAGCATGGCAAATCGAGTTGCATTCCAGAATTTATTGCAGAAGTTCCGGCCATACTCGAAGCGTTCGGAAACCATTCTCGCAACCGGCTCCCCCTCATCCGGCTCAAAGTTCGGACTCGTATACTGCAATTCCCGCTTACTCCTCGGAAACTTGACGCGGGGCTTCTCACCATCGACAGGTTTGGCTTCCGTATGAAACTGCTCCTGAGGAATAACTTCACCCGTTTCCGGATCCTCATAACCAACCGGCAATTTGACGTCTTGAGTTTCCCCCGCCAGAGAGGCGAGCGTAAAGCGGACGGCATCGGTTCCGTATTTATCGATCAGATCCATCGGATCGACGCCGTTGCCTTTTGACTTCGACATCGTACGACCGAAACCATCGAGAATTTTCGGGTGGATACAGACGTGCGAGAACGGAATGTCTTCCATGTTGTAAAGCCCCGTCAAAACCATACGGGCAACCCACAACGTAATGATATCGCGACTTGTGACCAAAACATTGCCCGGATAGAAGTAATCCAGAACTTCATTTTTGCCAGATGATGATTCCTGTGCTTCTCCATTTAAAGGAGGATTCTGCTCGGTGTTCGGCCAGCCTAAAGTAGCGTGAGGCCATAGGGCGGAACTGAACCAGGTATCGAGAACGTCCTCGTCCTGACTCAATTCATGTTCAGGCCCAAGAGCATCGGCTGACAAATCGGTTTCCGCACAAATCAACCAGCAGGAGTTCTCAGCATCATGGGTGTAGCTAACATCCTCTCGCCCAGCAAAGATTTGCTTTAACTCATCTTCGGTACAGGTCTCGCAATACCAGATCGGAATCCGATGACCCCACCAGAGTTGACGACTGATGCACCAGTCCCGTTTTTCTCCCAACCAGTCCAGATATGTTTTGGAATAACGCGAAGGAAAAAACCGAACACGATGATCCTCAACAGCATCCATCGCCGATTGAGCCAGCGTATCCATTTTAACGAACCATTGATCCGACAAATACGGCTCAATCGGCGTCTTCGAACGATCGCTATGTTTGAGCGGAATCGATCGCTCTTCAACGGCTTCAAAATAGCCGAGTTTCTCCATCTCAGCGACGATTTCTTTGCGGGCAGCGTAGCGATCGAGTCCCTCAAACTGACCGCAAATCTCATTCAATGTCCCATCAGGATTCAGAATGTTGATCATCTCGAGCTGATTACGCAGTCCACACGCGTAATCGTTGGGATCATGCGCAGGTGTGACTTTAACGCAGCCGGTTCCGAGATCTTTATCGGCCAGTAAGGCATCGGCAATAATCGGGATTAATCGACCGTTCAGCGGAATGAGAACATTCTTCCCAATCAAATGCGTATAACGTTCATCGCTCGGATGAACACACATGGCAGTATCGCCCAGCATGGTTTCTGGACGTGTGGTCGAGAATGAAAGTTTTTCGCCAGTCGGATTTCCCTGATCATCGACAACCGGATAATGAAACGTCCAGAAGTGACCAGCAATTTCCTCCGGATAAACTTCATCGTCGGCGACTGCTGTCTGCAGATAGGCATCCCAGTTGACGAGCCGTTTGCCTCGAAAGATTAATCCATCGCGAAACAATTTCAGGAACGTCTTACGAACGGCAGCCGAGCAAACTTCATCGAGCGTGAAGCGAGTTCGACGCCAGTCGCAACTTGCACCGAGTTGCTTTAACTGATTGAGAATCCGCTTCTCATAGGAATCTTTCCACTTCCAAATCCGATTGACCAACGCTTCGCGACCGATGTCGTGCCGAGTGAGGCCTTCCTGTTCCAGCATGCGACGTTCAACAACCGCCTGTGTCGCAATGCCCGCATGATCCGTCCCCGGCATCCATAAGGCGGAATAGCCCTGCATCCGTTTCCAGCGAGTCAACAAGTCCTGCAGGGTCCCGTTTAAGGCATGTCCCATATGCAACGCCCCGGTGACGTTCGGCAGGGGAATCATAATTGTATGCGGCGGTTTTTTGGGGTCGGGATCGGCATCGAAATACCCACGCTCTTCCCAAATTTGAAACCACTTGGATTGAACATCTTTCGGTTCATACTGCTTTGAAATTTCAGCCATCAATATCACGATCAATAATTATTGAGTTAGTTTTAATTGTAGGGTGCATCTTGACGCACCTTCCGGCGGGTGCCTTTGCTGGCTCGCCCATTACTGTTTGAGTTCTTTAAAATAGGATCACTTTGCCGGTTCAAATTCACCATCATCTTTATAGAGCTTGTATTCGACACTATCCACAAGAGCCAGCCAGCTCGCTTCGATAATATTTTCACTCACGCCAATCGTGCTCCAGACCTCTTTATTATCTTTACTTTCGATCACCACTCGCACCTTGGCTGCGGTTCCACCGGTCGAATTGATGACTCGCACTTTGTAATCGACGAGCTGAAGTGTTTCGAGGGCCGGGTAGGCAGGGATCAATGCCTTTCGCAGAGCATTATCGAGAGCATTCACCGGGCCATCTCCCTCGGCAACAACGTGCTCAGTATTCCCATTAACCTTTAATTTGACAGTCGCTTCGGTCTGGGGATCATGAGCAGAATCCGTTTCGACATTGACCCGATAATGGAGTCTTGCGAACTTCGGCTCGTAAGTCTTGGCAACTTTCTTGATCAGCAAATCGAACGAAGCTTCTGCTGCTTCGAATTGATAGCCTGCATACTCCAGCTCTTCAACGCGAGCCAAAATCGCCTTCATCAATTCGGCATCCTGGTTCAGATTATACTTCGTCGTTTTGGCGACGATATTCGAACGTCCCGACAATTCACTCACCAGAATTTTGCGATTATTTCCGACGACTTCAGGAGTGATATGCTCATAACTGGAAGCCAGACGATTGACCGCGTGCACGTGCATGCCCCCCTTATGGGCAAAAGCACTACTGCCAACAAATGCCTGATTGGATCGGAAATTCATATTGGCCAGTTCATAAACGTATCGCGAGAGTTCGGTCAGATGTTCGACCGAACCTTCGTGCAAGGCCTGATAATTTTTCTTGAGGACCAGGTTTGCAATTGCCGAAACGAGATCGGCATTCCCACAACGCTCACCGATCCCATTGATTGTTCCCTGTACCTGAACTGCCCCTTCGTCAATGGCACGAATTGTATTGGCGACCGCAACATCGGAATCGTTATGGCAATGAATTCCCAGCGGGGCTTTAATGGCGCCCTTAGCTGCTTTGACGGCTGCTGCGATTCCTTCGGGAAGAGTCCCCCCGTTCGTGTCACACAGACAGACCAGTTCCGCTCCTGCTTCTGAAGCCGCCTGGATGGTTTTCAGGGCGAATTCAGGATTGTGTCGATACCCATCAAAATAATGCTCGGCATCATAAATGACCCGTCGTCCTTCGGCGACAAGATAAGCGACAGAGTCGCGGATCATCGCCAGGTTTTCGGCTTCATCGACCCGCAGAATTTCCGTCACATGCAAGTCCCACGTCTTTCCGACGACTGTGCAAACAGGCGTTTTTGCATCCCGCAAAGCAATCAAGCCCAGATCGTCCTCGGCTGCGATCTCCTTTTTGCGAGTCATTCCGAACGCAGTGATCTGAGCATGTTTCAGATCCATGTCCTGCACATGCTGAAAATACTCGGCATCCTTCTGATTGGCCTGAGCGAAACCCCCTTCAATCAGATCGAATCCGAGTTCATCGAGCTTGGCGGTAATCATCAGTTTATCTTGTAGGGAGAAATTGACACCTTCTCCCTGACTGCCATCGCGAAGTGTCGTATCGTAGATCTGGATTCTGGACATAAGATTGATTCTAGAATATTTCAAAAATGATTTATCCGCGTTCTGCCTGAGCGAATTCTACGTGTTAATTAATAATTGCACATGCGAAGGCACCCCGCATTTCAAAATGCCTCGATCTGTGGAAATAAAAAAATCCTCTCAGGTGAGTGACCTGAGAGGATTATGAAAGCATTATGCGATCCCAGCGTCACCTTAATAAGGCCCGGTAATAATCACGCCAATAATGATCACATGGAAATTCAACATGAGAGTGTCTTACTGATTCAGACAAAACGACTTGGTTTATTTGACATACTTTATGTCCTGACCCCAAAAAGGTCAAACGGTTCACGCAATTTCTCTACTGAGAGGATGTCGTGGCCGGTGCAGGTGTCGAAGTCGACTCTGCGGGAGGTGTTGTTTCCGAGGTTGAAACCGGTGGAGGAGTACTTGTGGTTGCTGGAGCCGGCATGGCCGGAGTCGAAGTTGTGGCTGCAGGAGCAGGAGTTGCTTCCGTTGGAGCTGGCATTTCGGGTTTTGTCGAGGTTCCAGCAGGAGCAGGAGTCGATGTTGTCTCTTCGGGAACGGGAGTTGAATTCACAGGAGCCGGCATTTCCGGTTTCGTCTCCGTTGATGTTTCCGGAGCCGGTTCTTCAGCAGGAGCCTTTTCCTCGACTAAATCGGCTCGTCCTTTATTCAAACGATCGAAACTGGCTGCGTCAATCACGTAATACCAGTCGGCAAAACGGTCATTGAGCTGATCGACAAGTTTTCTGGCATCTTCAAGTTGTTTCTTATGCTCTTCAAGATCCCGTTCGTATTGCTTCAATGCAGCCTCATAAGCGGCTTGCTTATCATCGGTTATCTCAGCGGTCTCTGTTTCAGATTCCGCTGCGTCGCCATCAGCAGGCTCAGGGCTCGCTTCTGTTTCCGATTCCGCTGGGGGGACCGGTTTCGTAGGAATTGCACCAATTGCATCGGGATCAAACTGCACAGAAACAAACAGATAGCGGCTCTTTTTTGATCCACTTTCATCGGCAGGTTTTGAAGGCTCCTCGGTTTCCTCTTCATCCTCACTCTGGGCAGAGCCAACTTCAATATCGAATTCATCACCCGTGAATAAATCGCCGAATCTCAGCACATATTTGACGCCAGAATTCGTTAGAGCCGAGAGCTCTCCTTCATTGGAGTATAATTCTAAGCCTCGATCTTCAGTCGGCACTAAATAGTACCCTCGGCTATTCAACTCGCGTTGAGTACTCCGACTCGGTGTCACATCCCCGGTCATTCGCAAATCCCCCCGCAGACCTTCCGGTTTGGGGCGAACACCGATAATTTTCAGCCCATCAAGAGCCGTCACCATGGCATTGACTTCTGACGATTTTAATTCCTCTTTTGCGGGATCCAGACCAGCCATTGTCCAGGGATCAGAATCGGAAGCTCGCGTCAGGATCACATCGGAACCGGC from Rubinisphaera italica includes the following:
- a CDS encoding ArsB/NhaD family transporter, with amino-acid sequence MLPASQFLLAFLETPEVIAGHEVPAWMTGFFTMLLIAMVLALAFEEKIHAKKSIIVGTFAGLCLILEAMFAAWFDVQLLPFGEIILPNGHHLPMPVYIPGIDWSVITVILGASLFVEVTSRSGVFSWLAIRLTKQSGGDPWLLLIYYGCLTVLFSAVLNNVTAMIIIGSLTSVSLGKLKRPELMLGFLMVEGLLTNVGGLLTLISSVPNIIVGKTAGISFAKFFLIAAPYVFVATAATLFMGRWRFKIDSLKTDEEKAEARALVEGFDENESVPNQNFFWMAVVVLCLFIATLAGQSALPWNLDKLGMGFIALFFAGVMLLAYKNEVHKYYAAMDWDLLAFFAGLFVVIYVMEQALVLDLIGKGIAQMLLLPASAASASLLTSAAVASSVTDNIPLAAVLAKILSGMSLPADSSLWWCVILGANLGGNITPIGSASTVVAMTLIHKQKLPLTFMGFVTMAVPFAAMQIVLAILYVVIFL
- a CDS encoding valine--tRNA ligase; translated protein: MAEISKQYEPKDVQSKWFQIWEERGYFDADPDPKKPPHTIMIPLPNVTGALHMGHALNGTLQDLLTRWKRMQGYSALWMPGTDHAGIATQAVVERRMLEQEGLTRHDIGREALVNRIWKWKDSYEKRILNQLKQLGASCDWRRTRFTLDEVCSAAVRKTFLKLFRDGLIFRGKRLVNWDAYLQTAVADDEVYPEEIAGHFWTFHYPVVDDQGNPTGEKLSFSTTRPETMLGDTAMCVHPSDERYTHLIGKNVLIPLNGRLIPIIADALLADKDLGTGCVKVTPAHDPNDYACGLRNQLEMINILNPDGTLNEICGQFEGLDRYAARKEIVAEMEKLGYFEAVEERSIPLKHSDRSKTPIEPYLSDQWFVKMDTLAQSAMDAVEDHRVRFFPSRYSKTYLDWLGEKRDWCISRQLWWGHRIPIWYCETCTEDELKQIFAGREDVSYTHDAENSCWLICAETDLSADALGPEHELSQDEDVLDTWFSSALWPHATLGWPNTEQNPPLNGEAQESSSGKNEVLDYFYPGNVLVTSRDIITLWVARMVLTGLYNMEDIPFSHVCIHPKILDGFGRTMSKSKGNGVDPMDLIDKYGTDAVRFTLASLAGETQDVKLPVGYEDPETGEVIPQEQFHTEAKPVDGEKPRVKFPRSKRELQYTSPNFEPDEGEPVARMVSERFEYGRNFCNKFWNATRFAMLNLEGYTPGEIDIKTLPLEDRWILSRLSQTAAEVTTCLERYQFDMATRTVRDFTWNEFCDWYLEMIKPRLRSEDQKAEAQRVLVAVLDSLLRLLSPFVPFVTEELWQKLGELAPERGIPEPMPAEEAAMIAAWPKLPKEWIDTEFEGRFERLRDSVIAVRNVRAVYGIPPGTPLTLRMRASEAIANDMNSVSGQFENLAKTVLEAAGAEVTRPDGSASFTIGEIDGYIPLGGVVDLKAELERQEKEASKLKGFISGHEKKLSNEKFVSNAPDDVVNNVRETLANLQSQLQSVEEVIAQLKKML
- a CDS encoding STAS domain-containing protein, which gives rise to MAYQAGCLTIYQAGELTVVGFGGQDAVANLNLAECRDELVKVIKEHNCKVLAFDLTGVKLIPSGTLGLIAAMRNLGVTVHIYNPSDDVRDVLEITKLDTIIEVHEVEIPQA
- a CDS encoding serine hydrolase domain-containing protein; translated protein: MMSFSREQWEELEEWSYLKSMISKLVTNDKFSAISLQAFCETSSPVLQMGRQRQDAELNDDSLFLIASLTKPVIATAILKLVELGKLSLNQRLSEILPEWNRGEKRRITIRQLLCHASGLPDQLPENLELRDQQATLDEFYQRVIDVSLDYPPGTSSRYQSMGYLVLAKVVEKLTRLSLEEFIHLQIFIPLGMNNSFLGIPASANSTALLNRVVDVDLPEEQLELTGNWNSDYWRSLGAPWGGMLSTSADMLKFCVEMTKIQRGAGTILSSASLKEAYQPQLSFFEQMSEREKNYRSWGLGWRHNWKAHPETFGDTLPENVIGHWGATGCLMWIDLDTNSAAVICTTKPSSQSRVKLVQLSNMVHTVIQASCRKFRTSQSGN
- the cimA gene encoding citramalate synthase; amino-acid sequence: MSRIQIYDTTLRDGSQGEGVNFSLQDKLMITAKLDELGFDLIEGGFAQANQKDAEYFQHVQDMDLKHAQITAFGMTRKKEIAAEDDLGLIALRDAKTPVCTVVGKTWDLHVTEILRVDEAENLAMIRDSVAYLVAEGRRVIYDAEHYFDGYRHNPEFALKTIQAASEAGAELVCLCDTNGGTLPEGIAAAVKAAKGAIKAPLGIHCHNDSDVAVANTIRAIDEGAVQVQGTINGIGERCGNADLVSAIANLVLKKNYQALHEGSVEHLTELSRYVYELANMNFRSNQAFVGSSAFAHKGGMHVHAVNRLASSYEHITPEVVGNNRKILVSELSGRSNIVAKTTKYNLNQDAELMKAILARVEELEYAGYQFEAAEASFDLLIKKVAKTYEPKFARLHYRVNVETDSAHDPQTEATVKLKVNGNTEHVVAEGDGPVNALDNALRKALIPAYPALETLQLVDYKVRVINSTGGTAAKVRVVIESKDNKEVWSTIGVSENIIEASWLALVDSVEYKLYKDDGEFEPAK
- a CDS encoding DUF4340 domain-containing protein, producing the protein MTRTLIYVVVAVVTLTLAIWNGMPSAEMNVNVAANVGEKFFPEFTDPTEATGVRVIVFDDETAVIKPFEVSRVGNEWRIPSHYDYPADGAEQLSKTASSLVGVERGAVAGESELDFARLGVVDPLADDKDSLKGRGDRLTLTKGDTALVDLIIGNKVPDKTDQYYVRKPDDKITYITNLKIDLTTKFGDWIEPDLLIIEPASLRELEIHDHSVDVLNGRILAGSDVILTRASDSDPWTMAGLDPAKEELKSSEVNAMVTALDGLKIIGVRPKPEGLRGDLRMTGDVTPSRSTQRELNSRGYYLVPTEDRGLELYSNEGELSALTNSGVKYVLRFGDLFTGDEFDIEVGSAQSEDEEETEEPSKPADESGSKKSRYLFVSVQFDPDAIGAIPTKPVPPAESETEASPEPADGDAAESETETAEITDDKQAAYEAALKQYERDLEEHKKQLEDARKLVDQLNDRFADWYYVIDAASFDRLNKGRADLVEEKAPAEEPAPETSTETKPEMPAPVNSTPVPEETTSTPAPAGTSTKPEMPAPTEATPAPAATTSTPAMPAPATTSTPPPVSTSETTPPAESTSTPAPATTSSQ